In the genome of Aspergillus luchuensis IFO 4308 DNA, chromosome 2, nearly complete sequence, one region contains:
- a CDS encoding nuclear transcription factor Y subunit beta (COG:K;~EggNog:ENOG410PJGV;~InterPro:IPR003958,IPR009072,IPR003956,IPR027113;~PFAM:PF00125,PF00808;~go_component: GO:0005634 - nucleus [Evidence IEA];~go_component: GO:0016602 - CCAAT-binding factor complex [Evidence IEA];~go_function: GO:0001228 - DNA-binding transcription activator activity, RNA polymerase II-specific [Evidence IEA];~go_function: GO:0043565 - sequence-specific DNA binding [Evidence IEA];~go_function: GO:0046982 - protein heterodimerization activity [Evidence IEA];~go_process: GO:0006355 - regulation of transcription, DNA-templated [Evidence IEA]), which translates to MSSTSPSKEPEVEPEVQSGEDQEQMDKDQHDTQAQGQGEFEVKEQDRWLPIANVARIMKLALPENAKIAKEAKECMQECVSEFISFITSEASEKCQQEKRKTVNGEDILFAMTSLGFENYAEALKIYLSKYRETQSARGEHQNRPTSSGYGAGAPVGAPGPAGPGGRPMGPGAGFPDAADSANNIMNQSLDPSEQDTSAYGYPPMVGQPHNGTTGESY; encoded by the exons ATGTCGTCGACCTCTCCCTCGAAGGAACCGGAGGTGGAACCCGAAGTTCAATCGGGTGAAGACCAGGAACAAATGGATAAGGACCAACACGACACTCAGGCGCAGGGTCAGGGAGAGTTCGAGGTGAAGGAGCAGGATAGATGGCTGCCAATTGCAAATG TGGCCCGTATCATGAAGCTGGCTTTGCCTGAAAATGCCAAAATCGCAAAGGAGGCCAAGGAATGTATGCAAGAATGTGTGAGCGAGTTTATCTCATTCATCACTAGCGAAG CCTCCGAGAAATGCCAGCAGGAAAAGCGCAAGACCGTCAACGGGGAGGACATCCTATTCGCCATGACCTCCCTCGGGTTTGAAAACTATGCAGAGGCCCTTAAGATTTACCTGTCCAAGTATCGCGAG ACCCAATCCGCAAGAGGCGAGCACCAGAACCGTCCAACAAGCAGTGGATATGGTGCTGGTGCGCCCGTAGGGGCCCCCGGGCCTGCCGGTCCTGGTGGCCGTCCAATGGGACCTGGTGCAGGGTTtcctgatgctgctgatagCGCCAACAATATCATGAACCAAAGCTTGGACCCGTCTGAGCAGGACACTTCCGCTTATGGCTACCCCCCGATGGTCGGCCAGCCGCACAACGGCACCACCGGTGAATCTTATTAG
- a CDS encoding uncharacterized protein (COG:K;~EggNog:ENOG410PJYV;~InterPro:IPR036864,IPR007219,IPR001138;~PFAM:PF00172,PF04082;~go_function: GO:0000981 - DNA-binding transcription factor activity, RNA polymerase II-specific [Evidence IEA];~go_function: GO:0003677 - DNA binding [Evidence IEA];~go_function: GO:0008270 - zinc ion binding [Evidence IEA];~go_process: GO:0006351 - transcription, DNA-templated [Evidence IEA];~go_process: GO:0006355 - regulation of transcription, DNA-templated [Evidence IEA]) — protein MTSAAHSSHPPAGNGVTKRKSGSAACVHCHRRKVRCDARIVGLPCSNCRSAGKTDCRIHEKKKRLAVRSILDPVPIRCRPPPASSEPTHRHSLPLTATTPPDAFTTTFRGVQPEVTTPVAPPTSSLHNLHQTLNHNVNQHPPHNGAGSTSDSPTYNRPPGPDVSAESDSHADLEKRLVKLIDEEESGSREIRRGVRAIYVGHELSNMSFLIRQQRDKDDDVYHFAGNEIPRRQLRTGHDQLLMDALTLPEPALADELVQAYFDHVNPGYPIIDEDLFMAQYRNRDPADPPPILLLQAILLVGAHVTRPKAERDALKDIFFRRAKWLFDSRIERNRDILVQAALLLTWHSDGADDDVAANAHYWVGVAARIATGLGMHRNPISSRFVSRDRRMWRRLWYIIVQFDVMVSLSYGRPQAINLEDSDVSPLTISDFEGCGPRVQSDYVIHFSELSVMISYIVRSRFGLRVSPERRKAVLLEADEALANWSLKLPDKLRLRASDMDPWSAMLHLTYNNFLILLHRPHPRASAYSDDYGPHDAEICSAAAGVITSIFEELRLNDRLKFLWYSGVHTLFTAMIQVRVELRFSNPVLAINALRRFDSASYSLRELASYWFHANTILRLFEDSRRLQEDLRMATSERPPRRFSNPQDQLKTTLHSTTSTSTSAPTTMQTSRTPNPNPTDRPLPFEVPTPDSSTNHLPTSPHHNHPQPQPQQQPHHHHLDAWIPPPPPSATMTPVVDAIDADAPRESLDWRQLFSFTDLDQPVLPMAMEGLPELEDEWRQIYWQETPMSDLLLDGGWMHG, from the exons ATGACCTCCGCAGCGCACAGCAGTCATCCACCCGCCGGGAATGGGGTGACTAAGCGCAAGTCAG GCTCCGCGGCCTGCGTCCACTGCCATCGGCGCAAAGTCCGATGCGATGCCCGCATCGTCGGCCTCCCATGCTCCAATTGCCGTTCCGCGGGAAAGACGGACTGTCGCATTcacgaaaagaagaagcgtcTGGCTGTGCGATCAATCCTTGACCCTGTTCCAATCCGCTGTCGACcacctcctgcttcttctgagCCTACACACAGACATTCTTTGCCCCTCACGGCTACAACCCCGCCTGACGctttcaccaccaccttccgcGGCGTCCAGCCGGAAGTGACAACGCCTGTCGCACCTCCCACCTCAAGCCTACATAACCTTCATCAAACGCTTAATCATAATGTTaatcaacaccctccccataATGGCGCCGGGTCTACTTCAGACTCTCCAACATATAACCGTCCTCCGGGCCCAGATGTCTCGGCCGAATCAGACTCGCATGCGGATTTGGAGAAACGACTAGTGAAGCTaatcgatgaggaagaatcGGGCAGTCGGGAGATTCGTCGGGGTGTGCGAGCTATATATGTGGGCCATGAGCTGTCGAACATGTCTTTCTTGATCCGTCAGCAACGTGACAAGGATGACGACGTGTATCACTTTGCAGGCAATGAGATTCCGCGACGACAGTTAAGGACCGGGCATGATCAGCTGCTCATGGATGCTCTCACTTTGCCTGAACCGGCCCTAGCAGATGAGCTGGTGCAAGCTTACTTCGACCACGTCAACCCGGGGTATCCTATTATTGACGAGGACCTGTTCATGGCGCAGTATCGCAATCGAGACCCCGCTGATCCTCCCCCAATTCTGCTGCTACAAGCCATCCTACTGGTGGGAGCCCATGTCACTCGTCCCAAAGCAGAACGCGATGCCCTCAAGGACATTTTCTTCCGTCGTGCTAAGTGGCTGTTTGATTCCCGTATTGAGCGTAATCGCGATATCCTGGTGCAAGCTGCCCTCCTCTTGACTTGGCACTCAGAtggtgccgatgatgatgtcgcagCGAATGCGCACTATTGGGTGGGTGTAGCTGCCAGGATTGCTACTGGTCTTGGAATGCACCGAAACCCTATCTCCAGCCGGTTTGTCTCTCGTGATCGCCGAATGTGGAGGAGGCTATGGTACATCATAGTGCAATTCGACGTTATGGTATCACTTTCCTATGGTCGACCGCAGGCAAT CAATCTCGAAGACTCCGATGTGTCTCCATTGACAATCTCCGACTTTGAAGGCTGCGGACCTCGTGTTCAATCCGACTATGTGATCCATTTCTCTGAACTCTCAGTGATGATCTCGTACATCGTTCGAAGCCGCTTCGGACTACGAGTGAGTCCAGAGCGCCGCAAAGCCGTCCTCCTCGAAGCCGACGAAGCCCTTGCCAATTGGTCTCTGAAACTGCCCGATAAATTACGTCTCCGAGCATCCGACATGGACCCCTGGTCCGCCATGCTCCATCTCACCTACAACAACTTCctgatcctcctccatcGCCCACACCCCCGAGCATCCGCCTACTCAGACGACTACGGCCCACACGACGCCGAAATCTGcagtgcagctgcaggagtcATCACCTCAATCTTCGAAGAACTCCGATTAAACGACCGCCTCAAGTTCCTGTGGTACTCCGGCGTCCACACCCTCTTCACAGCCATGATCCAAGTCCGCGTCGAACTCCGCTTCTCCAACCCCGTCCTAGCAATCAACGCTCTCCGCCGCTTCGACTCAGCCTCCTACTCCCTCCGCGAACTAGCAAGCTACTGGTTTCACGCCAACACCATCCTTCGCCTTTTCGAAGACTCCAGACGCCTCCAAGAAGACCTCCGAATGGCCACCAGCGAACGACCACCCCGCCGCTTCAGCAACCCTCAAGACCAACTCAAAACCACCCTACACTCCACTacttccacatccacctccgcaCCCACAACAATGCAAACATCAcgaacccccaacccaaaccccacAGACCGCCCCCTTCCCTTCGAAGTCCCCACCCCAGACTCCTCCACGAACCACCTCCCAACAAGCccacaccacaaccaccctcAACCTCagccccaacaacaacctcaccatcatcatctcgacGCCTGgatccccccacccccaccctcCGCCACCATGACCCCCGTCGTCGACGCAATCGACGCCGACGCGCCCCGCGAATCCCTCGACTGGCGCCAactcttctccttcacggATCTGGACCAACCCGTGCTACCAATGGCCATGGAAGGACTTCCCGAGTTAGAGGATGAATGGCGTCAGATCTACTGGCAGGAGACTCCGATGTCGGATCTTCTGTTAGATGGAGGGTGGATGCATGGATGA
- a CDS encoding uncharacterized protein (COG:S;~EggNog:ENOG410PKUF;~InterPro:IPR001077,IPR036388,IPR016461,IPR029063, IPR036390;~PFAM:PF00891;~go_function: GO:0008168 - methyltransferase activity [Evidence IEA];~go_function: GO:0008171 - O-methyltransferase activity [Evidence IEA]) has translation MPHKNGSTVIEHYNNGDHTNGHHTKGTQSNGHVPSTSNVSVDTIAISPSAPEAVPALIDQIASHKSISLEDSQERLRLRDAARALANALETPREAIVRQCWTTATLHAAIETALAMGVFSELSRNKPKSVAELAVTTQSDPILLSRIMKHLASMNVITEAGPDEYIATNLSITLSVERYGDAFPALSGWLYPGIYAIPAFLKQNGFRNPTDPTKSPYQLGQRVDEHFFELVQKNPTLAKQFGNHMSAYHQGRPSWMDKGFYPVQERLIEGTELSEKDVFLVDVGGSTGHDVSEFRRKWPEVPGRLVVQDLPQVIETVKDVHVSIDPMAHNFFTEQPVKGARVYYMHSVLHDWPDDVCGQILSNLIPAMKPGYSKLLINEYVVPSLDAHFETTSLDMIMMSIASGERTEKHWTTSIELAGLKVVKIWTVEKGVESLIECELA, from the exons ATGCCTCACAAAAACGGCTCAACGGTCATTGAACATTATAACAACGGAGATCACACCAATGGACACCATACGAAAGGCACCCAGTCCAACGGCCATGTGCCGTCCACATCGAACGTGAGCGTGGACACGATTGCCATTTCACCAAGTGCACCAGAGGCTGTTCCGGCTCTCATTGACCAGATCGCATCCCACAAATCCATCTCTCTGGAGGATTCACAAGAAAGACTAAGACTGCGAGATGCTGCGAGAGCCCTAGCGAATGCGCTGGAGACCCCGCGAGAAGCGATTGTTAGACAGTGCTGGACTACA GCTACTCTGCACGCTGCTATCGAAACGGCCCTCGCTATGGGTGTGTTCAGCGAGTTATCTCGAAACAAGCCCAAGTCTGTCGCAGAGCTTGCGGTGACTACACAGAGTGATCCGATCTTGTTGT CGCGCATCATGAAGCATCTGGCATCTATGAACGTAATCACTGAAGCGGGACCGGACGAGTACATTGCGACGAACCTCTCGATCACACTCAGTGTGGAGCGATATGGAGATGCTTTCCCTGCCCT CTCAGGTTGGTTATACCCAGGTATCTACGCTATCCCAGCCTTCCTTAAACAAAACGGATTCCGCAATCCAACCGACCCCACCAAGTCCCCATATCAGCTGGGACAGCGTGTCGACGAACACTTCTTCGAATTGGTACAGAAGAACCCTACCCTTGCCAAACAATTCGGCAACCACATGTCGGCGTACCATCAGGGACGACCAAGCTGGATGGACAAGGGATTCTATCCAGTCCAGGAGCGGTTAATTGAGGGTACTGAGCTGAGTGAAAAGGACGTCTTCTTGGTTGATGTGGGTGGTAGCACCGGGCACGATGTGTCTGAATTCCGTCGCAAGTGGCCGGAAGTGCCTGGGCGTCTTGTGGTACAGGACCTCCCTCAGGTTATAGAAACTGTGAAGGACGTGCATGTGTCCATTGACCCAATGGCGCATAATTTCTTTACGGAGCAGCCGGTGAAAG GAGCACGGGTGTACTATATGCATTCGGTTCTACATGACTGGCCTGATGATGTGTGCGGTCAGATCCTGTCCAACCTTATCCCAGCCATGAAACCGGGGTACAGTAAGCTGTTGATCAACGAGTATGTTGTCCCCAGTCTCGACGCACATTTCGAGACGACAAGCCTtgacatgatcatgatgTCAATTGCCTCGGGGGAACGGACGGAGAAGCACTGGACTACATCGATTGAATTGGCGGGGTTGAAAGTAGTCAAGATCTGGACGGTGGAAAAGGGAGTGGAGAGCTTGATAGAGTGCGAATTGGCGTGA